Below is a genomic region from Zea mays cultivar B73 chromosome 9, Zm-B73-REFERENCE-NAM-5.0, whole genome shotgun sequence.
AAGGACCTTCACCAATTCCATGttacaaaatgattataaataatCATCCATGACTAACTGGGGAAACAGGGGGTCATAACCTGAACAATAAATAAGATATTAGAACAGTGTATCAAATATCAGATaatacttcatcaacatcaagtaTTCAAGTATGCAAGTCATGCATTATTTTAAAATTCAGTTGAGATGGATGTGAGTTCAATAGCGTACCCGAGTCCACTAAGATGTTCACACCTGAAGAGATGAATGTCTAGGTCAAATTCAGCACTTAACTGGGCCAACTTCAATGTGCAATCATTTTCTAATGAATCCCTTCTCCTAATGAGGTGGGCTGCTTACAATAAACACCGAGCAGACCTTATGGTTCATTGGATGAAGGCACTTGTGTATGTCTGGAATGACACAACAGTCCACCttgttattttttctttcataatGACAAAAAATGTTTCTAGAATGTTCTTTGCATTACAAAAATGTTCAAGAACTTCAGTAGATTGTGCCTTCACGAATCACCAATCACCAAAACTGCTAGTTCTGTCTCAAAGATTACTCTACCACAAGTCTGCATTCGTGTCAATTTGGTCCTTGAAAATACTGATCGGAGGGAGCTCGGAGAAGGCGAAGACGACCTAGTGGGAGGTGGCCCCCGCCGTCACCCCCGCATCCTCCTCCACCGAACCGGTGTGGCCGCGCGCCTTCTATTTGGGCAGCATTATGCTGCATGCCACCTAATCGACACGAAAACAAACGAATGAAGAAACCCTAACCCAAGTCCAATAGTGGATCCCGGTGTAACAAAGCAGGATGCTGAAGGGTGGAGTGCGTACCTTGGAGAAGGTCGAGAGCGCGAGGAGCTCAAATAAAGCGAAGAGGGTCGAGCCAGATCTGGTTGCTGTCTCCGCGGAGGCCCGCTCGGTGTCGAGCTCCTGCCACAGCCCTCGCGACGCCGCTGCCTTCAGCTCCTCATGGAGGGAGCAATCTCTGGGGGCGAGCGTGGACCTCCAGCCGACGCGAGCCTCGGCAGCGGGGGGGAGGGACAGCAGGCCTCAAGCGCCATGAGGGACTTCGAGGTGGAAGTGGCAGCGCTGCTTAACGGCTTCCTTGTGTGCGTCGGAGTGGGAGGAGGAAGGGGATAGGGCAGGAATGACGCGGTGGAGCTTAGGGAGGGGTGCAGAGCGGGGTTTTGGGGGAAGGGCGGAGATCTCACAACGGATGCGGAGATGGCTGCCACGGCGGAGAGGCGGGCAGGGGCATTGCAAGCGGGGGTGCAGGTGAGGGCGCGTGGGGGGAGGATTTTGGCGCGGCGCTTCGGTAGTCCGTCGTCGATGGAAGGGCGCAGTTAGAGTGACGAAGACTGGGGCGTGCGCAGCGCGTGGGTAGGTCGTCGTCGATGGAAGGGCGTGGTGGAGGAGGATTTCAGCGTGGGAATGAGCACGAGATCTGGGAGGGGAATGGATGAATGAGACCGTTGATGGCGGCGACAAAAGCGCTACCACCATCCGAGAGCGGAGCGGAGGGGAGGATGTCGGGGGGAgggggcagaaccgtgcaccacaccatgtggacgcctacactgtaTTCTTAAGAGTAGTACAGATTGTATCCATCTATTCTAGATCCAATGTCCTCCGTTATTCTGTATATTTTGCCAAAAAAAACATTCTCTACCACTGTCCACTATCATTTTTTATCGTGCTGGGAGGGTATTGTTTGCAAAATATAATAAAGGATACTATATCTAAAATGAATGAGTACTATTTTATATATGCACTATGTGCATCAAAATATCATGTTTCCAAAAATATAAGATCGAAGGAGGGATAAGTAAATTGAAGAAGACTAGTGAAGTGTCTGTATGTTGTTACGATTTTTATTTATGTTTAAGTATagaatataaaatataaatatatatatatacgttcTATTGGTTAGTTAGATTTGAATGTGAGTTTAGAGTTAATCGTCATTGTTCAAATTCTTATTTATACATAATTTTAAAAAATTACTATTTAAATGTGGGGAGTACAATGACGGTGGAGCTAGAAAAACTGATATTTTAATATAGTAGGTAGATTATACATAATTTTAATAATTTTACTATTTAAATATGGGAAGTATAAAAAAACGTAGGGCTAGAAAAACTGGTACTTTAATATAGTAGATAGATGGATAGAGAGAAAGAGATGTGAAAGGAATGATGGCGCGAGGCAGTGGACGTGGGATTTGTTTGGTGCTGGTCGGGTGGGTGGGGTCCACCTTCGCGGGTCCCACACGGTGTGGAGGTGGGGCCGGGGCTAGACAAAGTTAAGGAAGGGGTCGCTGTTCTTCTACGTCTCCTCCCTGCCTCTCTCCACTGCGAGCGAGCCTGCAAGCTGCACCGTACCCTAGCTACTCTCTTCTTCCTCACCTCCATCTCTTTCACTGTTGCCGCCTTTGCCTAATATTCTCACCGCCGCCATAGATTGCAAATCGAGCTCCGATCCATCTGTTTCTAACTCCAGCTAGCTAGCTCACTCTTCTCGGCGGCTCTTGCTTTGTTTTCCCCATATACATACAAGAGGTAGATCAATTAATCCGGTCAGTTCATTTATTAGTTGGATTGGATCGGCAGCGCGCAACCCCGTTCGTCTCCGTTCCCGTTTGCACGGCAGTCGTCCTAGCTTCATTCGCTGGCCTCCCTTTGATCTTCCTCGGTCCCTCCCTCTTTCTCCTCCGATCCCATAGCTTCTCTCTCTGTGTGTGCTAAAAACAGCTAGCTAGGTTAGGGGAGAGGCAGCAGAGACAGGGACAATCTAGAGATTAACAGACAAGATCGATCGGTCGAGCTTGCGCGCATGCACTGAATTGATTCTCAAGCGCGCAGAGATCCATGAACtctcatgcatgcatgcatgtcatAGCAAGAGGTAGGTATACTCTCTGCAGATCGATGCTACTATAGTTCTCTTCTTACGTAGCTAGGTTGTTGTGTGCTATTTTTCGTATCATTCGattcttttttttttttgctcaTGGATCAATTAATCTTCTTGTTGTACGTACGTAGGTGTATCATCAATCTCTATCTGTTGTAACATTCTTCTTGGGATCTGAACCAGATAATgacctagctagctagctggGGAGAGAATACCCACACATAGATCAGCAAGAGACAGGGAGACCAAAGATAAAAATAGAGGTCCATTCCTGTCTCCACCTGCACCTCTACGTACTATTGCTGCAGCTACTACTAGTAGAGATCTCTGCAAGGTTTTCGTCACATATATCTCTCTGATTTGGGAAAGCAGGTATATATATTCTTCATCTTATGTTACTTTTCATGTTAGATTTGCATATAGATTTTAGCAGATCCGGAACACTAGATCGACATTCCTATCcgaatatgtatatatatgtgaTGTTTTTGTTTGAATCTCTGACTACTTGATCGCAGAAGAAAAAGCTATATATAGCAGGAAGTGTGTGTTCTTGCACTAATTCTCTGTCTCTAAATTCAACATCGAATTACAGATAATCTTTACTGCTTCAAAATAATCTACATACACACGGCACTGCTGCAATGATTTTGTCCCCTCGAAATAATTTCAAAAAGGACAGATCAGCTTGCACGATTAATCACTTAAACTACCATGGGTGGCAGTAGAACTTGCAAGTGCAAACAGCATACAGAGTATTTTTGTTTTGGTTCTACTACTATGCCATGTTTCAAAATGAAACCATTTATCTACCATTGTTTACTTGGATCGATCGTAGTCGTCTAATTCAGagtttttttattatttattttggaGAAAAAAAACATATCTTTTATATGACGTGAGTCTGATCGTTTAATCAAGAAAAGTGAATATGAAAGAATCCGTACGTGTGCCTCATTTAGTTTGACAATATATATGGCTGTGTGGCACACACATGCATTTTGTTTTTCAACCTTTTTCCAAGATCCAGTTTTGTtcacacctctctctctctctctttctttctctGTGTGTACATAAAAATAGCTAGGACCGAGAAAGGCTGAAattgtacatatatatatatattactgccACGCCACATGCACATAGTGCACTGTGCACATGACTGGCCATGCATGGGATGGTAACTAATTGATCAGCATGGATCAGAAGATAGAGTGCAAAAAATGACAAACGCTTACTTATCACATATATACACCAATTAAGTAGCAGCAGCTAGCTAGCACATATGATCATAGACACGCACGCATGCCACCGGCCTATCGCGCGCGTGAGTGGCACTGGCACACACTTTAGTGCCTGACCCCATCCAATGTTGGGTGAAATGCAGGTATACATTAGTACATGCACTAGCTagaggccaggccaggccagacTGCATATATGCATGCATGAATGATGAGAGAAAAGCATTGAGGTCATTAGTAGTGAGTGCATGCGTCACTACTGCAAATGATCGATCATGCTTGCTTCGAGTATATATGACTTGTCCATTATCGCATGCGCTGGCGTTACGCGCGGCCTGGTTAAAATTATGATCACATATATATGCATGCTTGCATTCATATCCATTAATTATTACATCAGCATGCTACATGATCTAAttaacacacacatatatatacatGGTGTGGATGCAATCTCAGGTTGATCTAGCTAGCTAGATGGGCATGAGCAGCACACAAGCAGCAGCGCagacacagcagcagcagcagcagctggttCCTCCAGGCTTTCGGTTCCATCCCACAGACGAAGAGCTGGTGGACTACTACCTCAGGAAGAAGGTGGCCTCAAGAAGGATCGACCTCAATGTCATCAAAGATGTCGATCTTTACAAGATAGAGCCATGGGATCTCCAAGGTCTCGATCAGTACATATATCTCTTGCTATATATATAGCAGTAgcccctccgttcttttttatttgtcgtggttagtttagttcaaaaataaactaagggtagacaaatattcgagaacggagacACTACTGCTATATACATTCTTTCAGAGTATGGTATATCACATCCTCCTACGACACATGCACATTATTATTATTAGCAGACAAGTGCAGACTGGGAGGCCCTGGTGAGGAGGAGCAGAACGAGTGGTACTTCTTCAGCCACAAGGACAAGAAGTACCCGACGGGCACCCGGACCAACCGCGCCACTGCCGCCGGGTTCTGGAAGGCAACCGGCAGAGACAAGCCCATCTACGCCAACAAGCAGCGGCAGCTGGTGGGCATGAGGAAGACGCTGGTGTACTACAAGGGCAGAGCTCCCAATGGCCACAAGTCCGACTGGATCATGCACGAGTACCGCCTTGAAACCAATGAGAATGGCCCTCCACAGGCAAGAAGCAATTAATGTAGTTATTCGCAAATTAAATTATATTCAGtaatatgcatgcatgcatgatacCTGCAGCAAGGTTGCCAGCTTCTCTTAGTTTATCCAGCCTGCAGATCAGATTATCATGAAGAAAATATATACCATCTATATATTTCAGGAGGAAGGATGGGTAGTATGCAGGGTGTTCAAAAAGCGACTACCAACAACAAGAAGAGAATCTGACCATGATGCACCATGCTGGTATGTCGATGAAGATGGAACCTTCATGCATGACCTTAACTCCCCCATGGGTGGACTGCCACCACACCACAGCATCGCACAGCTGCACGAACAACACCTCCAGATGCTCAACAACAGCTACAAGAGGCGGGAACTCAAGCTGCAATTCCAGATGCCAAGCCATCATATCCTCAATGCCGCCGCCGCCATTCCTCACGAGCTAGAGCCCCCATCCTTCCATTCTCTTTTGGTCTCACCAGACCATCATCAAGCTGCTAAAGCGCACCACCGTGCTGTTCAGCTCATGGACGAGCATGCAGCCGACCAGGTCACTGATTGGAGAGTTCTGGACAAGTTTGTTGCATCTCAGCTTAGTCACGACGATGCGGCCAAGGGTGTCGATTATACTGATGAAGGAGATATCCTTCAGATCAATGAGAAGCAAGCTACCGAGTATGCATCAACCTCAACATCCAGCAGCCAAGTTGATCCATGGAAGTGACGGTGATCATGAAATTAATCAAAAATACTGCCTCCTCGTATAAAATATTATATTAAGAGCTACAATAACGATGATCGGATCAATTGGGACATATAAGTAATTTGATCTCTACATAGTACGTGGCGTGTAAATGAGACTACATACATATTGAGTTGTGTATTGGTGTACTACTTATTATTATATCCCTTCAGGATGTTGTACTAATAATATACTTAGCATATGCATGCACACCGCGTTTCTATATGAATAATAAAGTCATGGACAACTTGGAAACTTCATGAATCATGGTTTGTAATAGGTTTTCAGTTATTATATATGTGATAGTGAGCTGTGGGTCTATCTGCAAATGAACTAGATAGCCATATTTTGATATTTCACTATATATATGGGACCTTCAGCAGCACATTACATATTTTCTCTAAGTGGATACTATCAGGACAAGTTACAGATAATATGGAATTTCTAAACCGATATGCTCAAACATGCATTTAGATCACTTATGCAGGAGGATGCCATAACCATAACCAATAAATCATATTTTAGTTTAATTTGCTAAGCAAAACCGTATGCAGAACACGGATTTATATATCTCAACTTTTTTGGAAGAATCAAAGTTATATGAGTTGTCACAACTCAGCTATATGTGAATATGTCACAACTCGCCTATATTATATACCGGCCGTTTTTTTTCTATAAATGCATAAAAAACATTTTCTAAATACACATAACCAAATACATAAGATGTTCATATCCATATACCACTATATATCTCGGTCCTCCTCGGACCTGTACAGTGTGTTTTCTAAACTATCTCCTTTTATTGATTAGGCAAAGCTCCTGCCATTTCTTTCAAAAAAATATATCACTATATATTTCTAACACTTTAAAACATTTTCTAaataaaatttggagaaaaaaaCTGCAAATAGAAATATCAGCAACTCTACATAGAAAAAGATGTGGGGGGTATATAAGGGACATATGTGTACGTTTGTCTGTTGGACTTCATGCATAAAATCTTTGTAGATCGAGCCAGAATTGAAATGACTAATACTATATATGTGATCAGAAAGATGAGCCATCGTTCTCTGTATGCAGGGATCAGCTAGCTCATTAAGTAGTAATCTTCTTTCCTTCTACGTTACTCtcggaaaaagaaacaaaaagaaaaTAGCTGTAGAGTACATGCCTAATTCTTCATTTCTAGAAACAAGGGCAAAGCATTGGTACATTTTTGTTTTGTTTCCTTAGATGAGCAACTGTGCAAACAGCTAATTTGCTCAAATAAAATGCAGAATTCAGGGATTCAAGCAGGTCAGCTATGGGTTACTGTTTCTGAGTGCATAGGCTATACACGTACGTATTACTGGGAGCATAAAAATCCATCCATTATCTACAATCTTAATGGGCTGGGCAATGAATTTCAGGCCAGGATATTAGTGGCACCGTTATTTTGACTTATTAGATAGCACAGTACTTATTGTATCACAAGTAATACCAATAATGGTCACATCAATAAGAAATCCTAGCACAAATCAAACTCAATCACCTGGTGTGCCCTCGCCCAGTGTAAATGAGCAATGCAAATTAGGACGTACGAGAGCCTAATTGATAAGAGGCAGAACTCGACAGCAGGAATATCATAGTAAGCAACTAATAACAGGTATTTCTAGAGTGGGATGTACGCATTACATTTGTACTAGAAATTAAGATATAAGATTAGCTCACATGTGATTCCAAGTAAACAAGAAAACGAAACAGTATGGAGAATATCAAATAATAAAGGGTACTGCGCATCGAAAACTTGTTCAGATCGATCATCATGAACATAACAGGCCAAAGAAAGAAAACCAACTAAAGCTCGGCTTGATCATGCATATACAGAGTTATTAGCACATTCAATGTGTGCATCGCTACAAGTATGCACTCCACTAGCCTATTTGCTCTTAGCTTTCGATCATTAACTTATGTAATGAAATATTTAGGAAAAGTAATCTGTCTAACTGTTTAAGAAAAAAAAGGAGCAGCTAGCTCCTCTCTCACGAGTCTTGAAACGATAAGAACAAGCTCAGAAGCCAAGGCATATCATTTATTTTTGAAGTGACATATATATATTTGCGTGTGTAGCATATATCGATTGGCTATAATGAGTTTGACCAGCTAACAGTAAAGAAATTTCTATCTAGAGAAGAGATAGAAAGAAAAATGACAAGTCCACAAATACTACGGTAACTAATGACATGAAGGAAAGGTTGATAACAGTAACATAACTCACCTACCACAGATGGCCCAGGGGTTACATGAGAGAATTGGAAGGGCCAGATAGCGACATCACCTTGAAGGGCAATGCTTCCTGAACCGTTGCTTTAAGAGATCAAATCAGATAGCAAGCATGCATATATGCATAGGAGCAGCAAAGAAAGACATGCATGCAtgcctcccaccaactgatcgagcTTCCGGCTTATATAGTGCAAGAGCCCCACATACACCTGAGCGCAAGCCGGCCATGCAGTGCGTGCATGCAGTCCACACACCCTTTGAAGCAATGCAAGCATCACACACTCAACTACTTCTCCCAGGCCAGATGTGTTGTATACTGCTGATCGATAGAATGGGACACATATACAGCCCTGCGTGTCAGTGGCTGCAGTTCCTGTGAAAATAAAAGGGCCAAACTACAATACGATAGGATTGTGTGCGCGTGTATGAGGTTTAAAAGGCAGGGGTGTTGGGAACCAGGCAGGCAAAACATGCATGAGATCGATGGGCAATGAGAATCCAAGTGGTTATAATTAAGTACACAGAGAGGGGATGGTGATGTTTGTTTGTAGAGGAAGATAACATGATGCCTGCGTGAAAGCCTTCATGTGAGACCCCATCATGTCTGCTCGCAGCCCCTTCTAAATCTCTAGCTACTTAATCCGCCATACGCAACTGCATACAGTTTTCACACTGCATGTACAATCATTCATTCATACGCCAATCTTAATCCCAAGCAACACAAATAAAAAAGGAATATATATAGATAGATAAATAGTCATATCGATAGATGGCACTTTGAACGAGTATGCTTGACATGCATAAGAAACTTAGATGTCGTTTGGTTCACATGTTGGTAATGTAATTGGTAACCGATAACTTTAAATGATATTTGTTGAAGTCCAACCGTAATCGAATACCACACTAGAAATGGATACCgacctattcaaacttgttaccgccgGTACTCAAGTGTGAATCATTACTATTTACGTTACAAAATgtaaaccaaacaacaccttagaTAGACATGCAACCAAGAGGGAAAAGGCTCCTTGTACTTGCCTCATTATTGTCTTCATTTCACGCTGGAGAAGTATGTATCATATACCCATGGATTAAGATCCCTAAGCAGCCAAATATAAGCACATTACTTATAAAATCTGCCATTCTTTTTGCTTCATATAGAAGAAATACAATGTGTTACTTCTTCCTACCTCAGCAATTAATCGAATCATTGGGCTGCATGCAAAAGAATAAGACATATGCCATTTAATTCAGATAAAGATTCTTTATtacaaggggggggggggggggggggggggggggggtgttccATTCTATATACATAGAACAGCATAAATAATTTCAGAGTGTGCAGGATGAAACAGGTAAACTCTTAAGTGCTGCCTCCTCTGAGAAAAAAAAGATCTAGAAAATAATTTGATTTTGGATTGAGCAACCCAGAGATAtacaactatatatatatatatatatatatatatatatatatatatatatatatatatatatatatatatatatatatatatatatatatatagtgcaATTAAGTTTACAGAAATTAACCCCATTAAAAAAGAGATGCCATTATCATGATTCCAGAGTACAGACTGAATGTCACTAGGTGGCAACAAGCAAGCAGCATAGTCTCTTGCCTAGAATTGATATGGCATGGCTAAGGAAAATTGGTGGCCAGAAGCCACTCCAGACTTGCGTGCTGCTACTGGGATCGGGAACACCAATCCTGCCGCCGACTGAAGTGGCTGCATATGCAACAATGATTGCGGCGTGTCTCTTGCCTAGAATTGATATGGCATGGCTAAGCTGCACCTGTATGCATCACTCATGACGAAGCAAAAATACACTCATGAGTTGAGTTGGGCACAGAGACAGACAGCCACACATGAAGACCATTCCCAAGCCGCAAGCAACCACAGTGAAACAACAATAATGCGGCTAGTCCTGGAGGTAGAAGCAAGCAAGCATGCATACGGTGTGGAGCCGAGCTCACTCCAACGAGGGGACAATGCTTCTTCCATCAGTGATTGCTGTTTACTCTACCAGGGACCAGATGCTCAGATAAAAAAAAAGGCATAAAGGATACAAGCAAAAAGGCTAGTATGTTGAGTTGcttttaagcgttagcacaggtgTTTGTCCTAAGTATCTCTCTCAGGTTGACAGTCCCGAGGAGTTTGTTTACCCAGTTGCATGCATGTTAGAGTGTGAAACCTCCAGATAATTAAATACCTACCTTTATTAAGGATTATGCTCTCATCCATTCCATAGGCCATAGCCATATGCAGTTCAAGTAATCTACAAGAGAACAACGTGGAACCAGTCATCTGTCATGGCTAATGAAGCAGTAAAAAATCACTAGCAGCAAGGCTATATTGCAAGACCTGACTAGCATTTTCTTGCGTTAAAAGAATACTAATGTTTTCATGAGATTATAGTTACCATATTgtacaaagaagaggatacggaTTGCTGGTGTGTAATTAAATTTGTTCCTGAAAAATGTCAGTTCAAGTTGTTCATTACTTGAGAGAATTGCAGGTGACCAAACCACGAGCAGCTCCCATTACTAAACAGTTGACCATATTGGTGCCTCTGAAAGTCTGATGAGTTCACCTTGTACAAACTGTTCCAGATCAAGTATTTCAGAGCTGTTCCATGGACACTCAAGATTAGTAATGTACTGATGCCCTCAAAAAGTTAAGCACTTCAGCAGTTAATATAGTGCGTGGCCTTTTTTGAAGCATTTTCAGGGAACAAGCAGAGCTGCTTGTTGGACATATTCCCTGCTGGCTGGTATGGTAGCACCGTAGCAACGAGCACAGTTAAACTGTACAACAGTATGTATAGAAACTGCTACTCATCAGTAAGTAGTGATAAAAAAAGGCTGTAAAGTATATGTACGGTAGTGGCGAGTTCCTGTAGTGGAGATAAAGGATTGTAACAGCAGCAAAGAAAAGAGATGTGTTTAGATGGATGGTCGGTGGCAATATAATACTATATTTATACAGATTTTTTTTTTATTGCGGAAAAAAACTAGGGAATACGGCAAGCGCCTCGTTAATTTGGCGGAAGACAAATTTACGTGGTATTTATGTATTTACCTTACAAGTGGTGAAGAAGATTGGAGCTTCTGTTTCAGTTCTTTGAAGAAGCTTTTTGCCTGCGGCTGCGGAAGTTGTTGTTGCAGGCAGGTAGGCACTAGGCATGGTGGTCTGCGGCCCTCTGAGCCCTACCAAGGAGGAGAAGAACAGGGCACGGCAATACCATCACCGGCGCAGCGGGCACATGGCAGACGGCTGCCGGCGGCCGAGGAAGCGAAGGCTTATTGGGCCAAAAGGAAAATCACCAGGTGGCATGGACATAAGGCCCAATTCAAGGCATCGATGCCATAACAGCATGGGATCGTGTACTCCTTCAAGGCTCCTTTCATAGCCCAAGATCGCGCGAGGATCCTGGTTCATTCTCTAGTCTCGAAAATCACGGGTTCAATTTTCCTCGCGCGGTTGGGGCAAGCTGTGTGGGAAGACGACGCAATCACAACAGGTAGTGGATAGACTCGCAGTCGGCTATATAAGTCTGAGAGGATACACCTTCAAAAAAGTTAGACCCCGTTAGATCGCTAGACCACTTTCATCTTCTACCTTCAACAATCACCTTTAAACCCTTGGACTTAGAGCAATACAATCTCCATAAACCCACAGAAATTAGGGTATTACGTATCGCGTCGGGCTGTCTCTATGTGTCACACCTGAATTTAAGGGCAAATCTAGATGCGTCTTATTTGTGCACCAAATAAAGATCCACACATACAACGACTCAGTG
It encodes:
- the LOC100281519 gene encoding NAC domain-containing protein 7 isoform X1, producing MGMSSTQAAAQTQQQQQQLVPPGFRFHPTDEELVDYYLRKKVASRRIDLNVIKDVDLYKIEPWDLQDKCRLGGPGEEEQNEWYFFSHKDKKYPTGTRTNRATAAGFWKATGRDKPIYANKQRQLVGMRKTLVYYKGRAPNGHKSDWIMHEYRLETNENGPPQEEGWVVCRVFKKRLPTTRRESDHDAPCWYVDEDGTFMHDLNSPMGGLPPHHSIAQLHEQHLQMLNNSYKRRELKLQFQMPSHHILNAAAAIPHELEPPSFHSLLVSPDHHQAAKAHHRAVQLMDEHAADQVTDWRVLDKFVASQLSHDDAAKGVDYTDEGDILQINEKQATEYASTSTSSSQVDPWK